From a single Nicotiana tomentosiformis chromosome 2, ASM39032v3, whole genome shotgun sequence genomic region:
- the LOC104112599 gene encoding uncharacterized protein — MVLEKAPKNNTMTSLDIQKDIVNSCAEETAKAIIEDLNREFFGILVDEFKDVSRKEQMTLVLRYVNKEGELIERLLSLAHVKDTTAHVLQKAINSLLLQHLLSSSLIRGQGYDGASNMQGEINGLKALILKDNPSAYCVHCFAHKLQLTLVVVAKKHHDINNFFDILANILNVVGGSYTRREMLREDQAEKLDELLVLGEVHTRSGLNQEPGLQRPGDTSWGSHFKTLRNFISLFSSIVHVLGVLANEGSNYHEKALAKSLVEDIRSYEFVYILHLMLKITAITYDLNMALQRKDQDIVSAMKLVHFTMRQLQIMRESKWNSLLEDVSSFCDKNGIVIPKMDEKCGLEKSKRKNSTVTYSHHLHVEVFCAAIDLQLSELNIRFSEVNTDLLLGMASLSPDDSFANYDKNKIMKLATYYQNEFTASTLEDLSFELDNYIDYVREMDNAFSNLKGLGDLSKTLVKTNIHKT, encoded by the coding sequence ATGGTATTAGAAAAAGCTCCAAAAAACAACACCATGACTTCTCTTGATATTCAAAAAGATATTGTGAATTCTTGTGCAGAAGAAACGGCGAAAGCAATTATTGAAGACTTGAATAGGGAATTTTTTGGGATATTAGTTGATGAGTTTAAAGATGTCTCTCGTAAGGAACAAATGACTCTTGTTCTGCGCTATGTCAACAAAGAGGGTGAACTTATTGAGCGATTACTTAGTCTTGCTCATGTTAAAGATACAACTGCACATGTATTACAAAAAGCAATAAATTCTTTGCTTTTACAACATTTATTGAGTTCATCTTTAATACGGGGACAAGGCTATGATGGAGCTAGTAACATGCAAGGAGAAATTAATGGTCTTAAAGCTTTGATTCTGAAAGATAATCCTTCGGCATATTGCGTACATTGCTTTGCTCATAAATTACAATTGACTCTTGTAGTTGTTGCAAAGAAACACCatgatataaataatttttttgacaTTCTTGCTAATATTTTGAATGTTGTTGGAGGTTCTTATACGCGTAGGGAGATGCTCAGAGAAGATCAAGCTGAAAAATTAGATGAGTTATTAGTGCTTGGTGAAGTTCATACAAGAAGCGGATTAAATCAAGAACCTGGGCTTCAAAGACCAGGTGATACCAGTTGGGGATCTCACTTTAAGACATTGCGCAACTTTATATCTTTATTCTCATCAATTGTTCATGTACTTGGAGTTCTTGCAAATGAGGGTTCAAATTATCACGAGAAAGCACTGGCAAAAAGTCTAGTGGAAGATATAAGATCTTATGAGTTTGTGTATATATtacatttgatgttaaaaatAACGGCAATTACATATGATTTGAATATGGCTCTgcaaagaaaagatcaagatattGTTAGTGCTATGAAACTTGTTCATTTCACAATGAGGCAATTGCAAATAATGAGGGAATCTAAATGGAATTCTTTGTTAGAAGATGTCTCTTCGTTTTGTGATAAGAATGGTATTGTGATCCCAAAAATGGATGAGAAGTGTGGTCTTGAAAAGTCGAAGCGTAAAAACTCAACTGTTACATATTCTCATCATTTGCATGTAGAAGTTTTTTGTGCCGCTATTGATTTGCAACTTTCGGAGCTTAACATTCGTTTTAGTGAAGTGAATACTGATCTGCTTCTTGGTATGGCTAGTTTGAGTCCAGATGATTCTTTTGCAAATTATGATAAAAATAAGATTATGAAACTTGCTACATATTATCAAAATGAGTTCACTGCTTCTACGCTTGAAGATCTCAGTTTTGAGCTTGACAACTATATTGACTATGTTCGAGAAATGGACAATGCATTCTCTAACTTGAAAGGGCTTGGAGATCTCTCGAAGACATTGGTTAAAACAAATATTCACAAGACATGA